A DNA window from Vigna angularis cultivar LongXiaoDou No.4 chromosome 1, ASM1680809v1, whole genome shotgun sequence contains the following coding sequences:
- the LOC108336895 gene encoding uncharacterized protein LOC108336895 — protein MEHQHAEADTGDVSSAKAVLLGALAPGVNGPTWITLKSTFLMLGVCLAVMLALAFSSSDSWLMFHVAFLVLICVTLFFLLSWFLAETGLVSVEHQMREMGLEHKDHSENLKSK, from the exons ATGGAACATCAGCACGCAGAAGCAGATACTGGAGATGTATCATCAGCCAAAGCAGTTCTTCTAGGAGCACTAGCTCCTGGTGTTAAC GGTCCTACATGGATTACTTTAAAGTCGACTTTTTTAATGTTGGGTGTCTGTCTTGCTGTTATGCTGGCGTTGGCATTCTCTTCCAGTGATTCATGGTTGATGTTCCATGTTGCATTCTTAGTTCTAATTTGCGTCACCCTATTCTTCCTTCTCAGCTG GTTTCTTGCAGAAACTGGTTTAGTTTCTGTCGAACATCAAATGCGTGAGATGGGATTAGAGCATAAGGACCATTCAGAGAACCTAAAGAGCAAATGa
- the LOC108341931 gene encoding protein RALF-like 19 — translation MKCKVWLCLVVLAMALAVVAEASKVHEFGFPGVGMDLVGDDNEMLLDSESNRRTLNSRAQYISYGALNANQIPCGNRGASYYNCQDRTRANPYTRGCSQITHCARDTS, via the coding sequence ATGAAGTGCAAGGTGTGGCTGTGTTTGGTGGTCTTGGCCATGGCATTGGCCGTGGTGGCTGAAGCTTCCAAAGTTCATGAATTTGGCTTCCCTGGAGTTGGTATGGATCTCGTTGGAGACGACAATGAGATGCTGCTAGATTCTGAGTCAAACCGTCGCACACTGAATTCACGAGCACAATACATTAGCTATGGTGCTCTCAATGCCAACCAGATCCCATGTGGTAACCGCGGAGCCTCCTACTACAATTGCCAGGACAGGACTCGTGCCAACCCTTACACTCGTGGTTGCTCCCAAATCACGCATTGTGCTAGAGACACCAGTTAA
- the LOC108333130 gene encoding 30S ribosomal protein S5, chloroplastic gives MAAPSLSSALNSLSLSTSSRFSLLPSPPHTVSLLFAKPQHHPSLLCAKCKPSDDIDTSFFDNVNPLEDIDFNPPEPPEGFVAPPSFDDGPLETEDEIAAAYEELYGPAFSGVSVLGNDVFETDALVKQDTGFGSGTKKEKVRDGFEERVVQVRRVTKVVKGGKQLRFRAVVIVGDKKGQVGVGVGKAKEVVAAVQKSASNARRNIVKVPMTKYSTFPHRSDGDYGAAKVMLRPASPGTGVIAGGAVRIVLEMAGVENALGKQLGSNNALNNARATVIAVQKMKQFREVAEERGIPMEELWK, from the exons ATGGCCGCACCTTCGCTTTCCTCCGCTCTCAATTCCCTCTCCCTCTCCACCTCTTCCCGCTTCTCTCTCCTCCCTTCGCCGCCGCACACCGTCTCCCTCCTCTTCGCCAAACCCCAACACCACCCCTCCCTCCTCTGCGCCAAATGCAAACCCTCCGATGACATCGACACCTCCTTCTTCGACAACGTCAACCCATTGGAAGACATTGACTTCAACCCCCCGGAGCCCCCGGAGGGATTTGTCGCCCCTCCCTCCTTCGACGATGGCCCCCTCGAGACGGAGGACGAGATCGCCGCAGCCTATGAGGAGCTCTACGGCCCCGCCTTCAGCGGCGTCTCCGTGCTCGGGAACGACGTCTTCGAAACGGACGCCCTGGTGAAGCAGGACACGGGGTTCGGGTCCGGCACGAAGAAGGAGAAGGTCCGCGACGGGTTCGAAGAGAGGGTGGTCCAGGTGAGGAGGGTGACGAAGGTTGTTAAGGGAGGGAAACAGTTGCGCTTCAGAGCTGTCGTCATTGTCGGCGACAAGAAGGGCCAAGTCGGCGTCGGAGTTGGCAAGGCCAAGGAAGTCGTCGCCGCCGTTCAGAAGTCCGCCTCCAATGCCAGGAGAAACATCGTGAAGGTGCCAATGACTAAGTACTCCACTTTTCCCCACAG ATCTGATGGAGATTATGGAGCAGCGAAGGTGATGCTTAGACCTGCTTCTCCCGGTACTGGAGTTATTGCAGGTGGGGCTGTGAGAATTGTTCTTGAAATGGCGGGAGTTGAGAATGCTTTGGGAAAGCAACTAGGGAGTAATAATGCACTCAACAATGCCAGAGCAACCGTTATTGCTGTGCAGAAAATGAAGCAGTTTCGAGAGGTTGCTGAGGAGCGTGGTATTCCCATGGAAGAATTATGGAAGTAA